In the genome of Streptomyces globosus, one region contains:
- a CDS encoding CoA transferase: MASPAISQTVRPLDTLRLGILGPPQITSVVAQHLRLLGAQDDVAGQQDAPGAITLTGGGYESAQATVTWGGSGSGLVDEATVQAATGVMAVHGRRDGHPRGLAADYTATATGVLAVQGLLAGLIGQSRGTAAAHVSTGADRAGLLAVSQYLAAAGADEGEAAQLGPGGPPFTSAEGVLFELETLDPGAWAAFWRALDAPADAMRAGWRPFQFRYATACAPLPQALHTVTRAHPLARIRQAAALSGAEVCVLHTLADRLAEADGAAPWSLRPYGADGPLPSSRAASGNPVPPTVGLPLAGLTVLEAGRRIQAPLAAHLLGLLGAEVVRIEPPGGDPLRGMPPACAGISARWLALNRGKKAVEIDIKAEADRRRLREMAAEADVFLHNWAPGKAAGLGLDSDDLARVNPALVYAYTGGWADRIADAPMGTDFMVQARTGVGEAVRPEGEAPVPSLMTLLDVLGGLHGAEAVLAGLLLRERTGRGVRVDSSLLGAADTLTAPALARAARGGNPRRPAGFRHPLPTADGWIAPTDDSALAAAAYDLRELSTPDALARLGSHGLTATAVTTDLSDLHHDPRFAGSISRDAHGAPAVSDPWSFA, translated from the coding sequence ATGGCGTCACCGGCAATCTCGCAGACGGTCCGGCCACTCGACACACTGCGCCTCGGCATCCTGGGACCCCCGCAGATCACGAGCGTCGTCGCACAGCACCTGCGGCTGCTCGGAGCACAGGACGACGTCGCCGGGCAGCAGGACGCGCCTGGCGCCATCACGCTCACCGGCGGTGGCTACGAGAGCGCGCAGGCGACCGTCACCTGGGGCGGCTCCGGCAGCGGCCTCGTCGACGAGGCCACGGTCCAGGCAGCCACCGGCGTCATGGCCGTCCACGGGCGCCGCGACGGCCACCCGCGCGGGCTGGCCGCTGACTACACGGCGACGGCCACCGGCGTCCTGGCCGTTCAGGGGCTGCTCGCCGGCCTGATCGGCCAGTCCCGCGGCACGGCCGCCGCCCACGTCAGCACCGGCGCGGACCGTGCCGGGCTGCTCGCGGTGTCCCAGTACCTGGCCGCCGCCGGGGCGGACGAGGGCGAGGCCGCGCAACTCGGACCCGGCGGACCGCCCTTCACCTCCGCCGAGGGAGTGCTCTTCGAGCTGGAGACGCTCGACCCGGGTGCCTGGGCTGCGTTCTGGCGGGCCCTGGACGCGCCCGCCGACGCGATGCGGGCGGGCTGGCGGCCCTTCCAGTTCCGGTACGCCACCGCCTGCGCCCCCCTCCCGCAGGCTCTCCACACCGTCACCCGAGCGCACCCCCTGGCCCGGATCCGGCAGGCCGCAGCCCTCTCGGGAGCCGAGGTGTGCGTCCTGCACACCCTCGCCGACCGGCTCGCGGAAGCCGACGGAGCGGCCCCGTGGTCCCTCCGGCCGTACGGGGCCGACGGACCCCTCCCCTCCTCGCGGGCCGCCTCGGGCAACCCGGTGCCCCCCACCGTGGGGCTTCCTCTGGCCGGCCTGACGGTGCTGGAGGCGGGCCGGCGTATCCAAGCCCCTCTTGCCGCGCACCTCCTGGGGCTGCTGGGGGCCGAGGTCGTCAGGATCGAGCCGCCGGGCGGGGACCCGCTGCGCGGCATGCCCCCGGCCTGCGCGGGCATCTCGGCGCGCTGGCTCGCCCTCAACCGGGGCAAGAAGGCCGTGGAGATCGACATCAAGGCGGAGGCCGACCGGCGCCGACTGCGGGAGATGGCGGCCGAGGCGGACGTCTTCCTGCACAACTGGGCCCCGGGCAAGGCCGCCGGTCTCGGGCTCGACTCCGACGACCTGGCACGGGTCAACCCCGCGCTCGTGTACGCGTACACCGGAGGCTGGGCCGACCGGATCGCCGACGCCCCCATGGGCACCGACTTCATGGTCCAGGCGCGTACGGGGGTCGGCGAGGCCGTACGACCCGAGGGCGAGGCCCCGGTGCCGTCCCTGATGACCCTGCTCGACGTACTGGGGGGCTTGCACGGCGCCGAAGCAGTCCTCGCCGGGCTGCTGCTGAGGGAGCGCACCGGTCGCGGGGTCCGCGTGGACTCCTCCCTGCTCGGCGCGGCCGACACCCTCACCGCTCCCGCCCTGGCACGTGCGGCCCGAGGTGGGAATCCCCGCCGCCCGGCCGGATTCCGCCACCCGCTGCCCACGGCGGACGGCTGGATCGCTCCCACGGACGACAGCGCCCTCGCCGCAGCCGCGTACGACCTCCGCGAGCTGAGCACCCCCGACGCCCTTGCCCGGCTGGGCTCGCACGGCCTGACCGCCACCGCGGTCACGACCGACCTGTCCGACCTGCACCACGACCCGCGCTTCGCCGGCTCGATCAGCCGCGACGCGCACGGTGCCCCCGCCGTTTCCGACCCCTGGAGCTTCGCATGA
- a CDS encoding sigma-70 family RNA polymerase sigma factor has translation MTPALPTHARTTVRKGSGPTTGSDATVTRLALEARDGDPVKVDRFVRALHRDVWRYVAYLSADTQAADDLTQDVFLRALAALPRFEGRSSARTWLLSIARRTVVDSIRHAAARPRLSDQQDWQTAAEQAQPRGVPGFEDGIALAELMAAIPAERREAFVLTQLLGLGYAEAATAVGCPVGTVRSRVARARLNLIALLTDTDRTTAAPESPLPARAGWSRREARDRILTAARA, from the coding sequence ATGACTCCTGCCCTGCCCACCCATGCCCGTACAACAGTCCGGAAGGGCTCCGGGCCCACCACCGGCTCCGACGCGACGGTGACGCGGCTTGCCCTGGAGGCCCGAGACGGCGATCCCGTCAAGGTCGACCGCTTCGTGCGCGCGCTCCACCGCGATGTCTGGCGGTACGTGGCCTACCTCAGTGCCGACACCCAGGCCGCCGACGACCTCACCCAGGACGTGTTCCTTCGCGCGCTGGCCGCCCTCCCCCGCTTCGAAGGCCGCTCCTCGGCCCGCACGTGGCTGCTCTCCATCGCGCGCCGCACCGTCGTGGACAGCATCCGCCACGCCGCCGCCCGCCCCCGCCTGTCGGACCAGCAGGACTGGCAGACCGCCGCCGAGCAGGCCCAGCCCCGCGGCGTGCCCGGCTTCGAGGACGGGATCGCTCTCGCCGAGCTCATGGCCGCCATACCCGCCGAGCGCCGCGAGGCCTTCGTCCTCACCCAGCTCCTCGGCCTGGGCTACGCGGAGGCCGCCACCGCCGTCGGCTGCCCCGTCGGAACCGTCCGCTCCCGGGTGGCCCGGGCGCGGCTGAACCTCATCGCACTCCTGACGGACACAGACCGGACGACCGCCGCGCCGGAGTCCCCCCTCCCGGCACGGGCCGGATGGAGCCGCCGCGAAGCCCGCGATCGCATCCTCACGGCAGCACGGGCGTAG
- a CDS encoding class I adenylate-forming enzyme family protein: MTADRPVLHDLLPAGLRRSWVVDGTCPDLDLYSLFRARQIANLHHTAVLDAKGKLCYTALDRKVRCLAVGLRALGIRPGDVVGVQLPDNRNAVIADLALAALGAVALPFPVGRGVLEAECLLRRAEAVAVIASVQHRDVRHAADLHALSRSMPALRHVVAVGPGSAPEGAVAWSELMRSDPQEFLPARPDPDSAARILVSSGSEAEPKMIAYSHNALAGGRGNFLASLIPDGTPPRCLFLVPLASAFGSNGTAVTLARHGGTLVLLDHFTPDAALAAVREHEPTHVLGVPTMVRMMLERLDATGERLPAPTALVLGGAPLDETTAEAAAKAFGCPVVNLYGSADGVNCHTGLGHTVPPTDGTGIVAGHPDPRVAEIRIADPDTHAALPDGAVGEIISRGPMTPLCYVAAPELDARYRTPDGWVRTGDLGYLDTDGVLHVVGRLKDIVIRGGANISPAEVERVLSSHPQVRDVVCVGVSDPLMGERLAACVVPRTGQTPTLDGLSAHLTGHGLERRKHPERLLVVGALPLTPAGKPDRAALRERLTAGLPSTPAADSGPPLAQAG; encoded by the coding sequence ATGACCGCCGACAGGCCCGTACTGCACGACCTGCTGCCCGCCGGCCTCCGCCGCTCGTGGGTGGTCGACGGCACCTGCCCGGACCTCGACCTCTACAGCCTCTTCCGGGCCCGCCAGATCGCGAACCTGCACCACACGGCCGTCCTCGACGCCAAGGGCAAACTCTGCTACACCGCCCTGGACCGCAAGGTCCGATGCCTGGCCGTCGGCCTCAGAGCCCTGGGCATACGCCCGGGTGACGTGGTCGGCGTCCAACTGCCCGACAACCGCAACGCCGTGATCGCCGACCTGGCCCTGGCCGCCCTCGGCGCCGTCGCGCTCCCCTTCCCCGTCGGCCGCGGCGTCCTGGAAGCCGAGTGCCTGCTGCGCCGGGCGGAAGCCGTCGCCGTCATCGCCTCCGTCCAGCACCGGGACGTCCGGCACGCCGCCGACCTGCACGCGCTGTCGCGGTCCATGCCCGCCCTGCGCCATGTCGTCGCCGTGGGCCCCGGGAGCGCACCGGAGGGAGCCGTGGCCTGGTCCGAGCTCATGCGCTCCGACCCGCAGGAGTTCCTACCCGCCCGTCCCGACCCGGACAGCGCCGCCCGCATCCTGGTGTCCTCCGGTTCCGAGGCCGAGCCGAAGATGATCGCCTACTCCCACAACGCGCTCGCCGGCGGCCGCGGCAACTTCCTCGCCTCCCTCATCCCGGACGGCACCCCGCCCCGCTGCCTGTTCCTGGTCCCGCTGGCCTCCGCCTTCGGCTCGAACGGCACCGCCGTCACCCTGGCCCGGCACGGCGGCACCCTGGTCCTGCTCGACCACTTCACCCCCGACGCCGCCCTCGCAGCCGTACGGGAGCACGAGCCCACCCACGTCCTGGGCGTGCCGACCATGGTCCGGATGATGCTCGAACGCCTGGACGCGACGGGCGAACGGCTGCCGGCGCCCACCGCCCTCGTCCTCGGCGGCGCACCGCTGGACGAGACCACGGCGGAGGCAGCGGCGAAGGCGTTCGGCTGCCCGGTCGTGAACCTCTACGGATCCGCCGACGGCGTCAACTGCCACACCGGCCTCGGCCACACGGTCCCGCCGACCGACGGTACGGGCATCGTTGCGGGCCACCCCGACCCGCGCGTCGCGGAGATCCGCATCGCCGACCCCGACACCCACGCGGCGCTGCCCGACGGAGCCGTGGGGGAGATCATCTCGCGCGGTCCGATGACCCCGCTGTGCTACGTCGCCGCCCCCGAGTTGGACGCCCGCTACCGGACGCCGGACGGCTGGGTCCGCACCGGCGACCTCGGCTACCTGGACACCGACGGCGTCCTGCACGTGGTCGGCCGCCTCAAGGACATCGTCATCCGCGGCGGCGCCAACATCAGCCCCGCCGAGGTCGAACGCGTACTCAGCTCCCACCCCCAGGTGCGCGACGTCGTCTGCGTCGGCGTGTCCGACCCGCTCATGGGCGAACGCCTGGCGGCCTGCGTGGTTCCCCGCACCGGGCAGACCCCGACCCTCGACGGACTCAGCGCCCACCTGACCGGGCACGGCCTGGAGCGCCGGAAGCACCCCGAGCGCCTCCTCGTCGTCGGCGCCCTTCCCCTGACCCCGGCCGGCAAGCCCGACCGGGCAGCCCTGCGCGAACGGCTGACCGCGGGCCTGCCCTCCACCCCGGCGGCCGACTCCGGACCTCCGCTCGCGCAGGCCGGCTGA
- a CDS encoding acyl-CoA dehydrogenase family protein — MAVSLTASGAAPQPDDAATELRARVERFVRTRVIPQESVLDAGGPAAGAALRELRSLARTEGLWALPLPAELGGGGLPFSVYAQLAEAEGASDHGPAALGSATLLDVTMLARHAGTRVRERYLEPLVSGEIRTCYAMTEADVPGTDPLLTGTRGGYAADGGWRITGRKWFTSGAGAADLVTVLARTSGAPGDREGLSLLLVPTDSPGFRIVRELPVLGAAGQYEIELDDVRVPGDHLIGEAGRALAVAGERLALGRTLRCLRWLGQAQRAFDLMCARAATRSGSRGALADHQLVQQHVFDALLALRTTRPLVHEAVALIAAGQDARTEVGLAKVAAARMLQQVTDSAIQVHGAAGLGPDTPLPALFRGGRAARILDGPDELHITTVARRILRDYGPQAVTPG, encoded by the coding sequence GTGGCGGTTTCACTCACGGCGAGCGGTGCGGCTCCCCAACCCGATGACGCGGCAACCGAGTTGAGGGCACGGGTCGAGCGCTTCGTCCGCACCCGGGTGATTCCGCAGGAGTCCGTTCTCGACGCAGGCGGGCCGGCCGCCGGGGCGGCCCTGCGGGAACTACGGTCCCTCGCCCGCACGGAGGGGTTGTGGGCCCTGCCGCTTCCTGCCGAACTGGGCGGCGGCGGGCTGCCGTTCTCCGTATACGCGCAGCTCGCGGAGGCCGAGGGCGCCAGTGACCACGGCCCCGCCGCCCTGGGGTCCGCCACGCTGCTCGACGTCACCATGCTGGCGCGGCATGCCGGTACCCGGGTACGGGAGAGGTACCTGGAGCCGTTGGTCTCCGGTGAGATCCGCACCTGCTACGCGATGACCGAAGCCGACGTCCCCGGAACCGACCCCTTGCTCACCGGCACCCGGGGCGGGTACGCGGCGGACGGCGGCTGGCGGATCACCGGCCGCAAGTGGTTCACCTCCGGGGCCGGGGCCGCCGACCTGGTGACGGTGCTGGCCCGTACCAGCGGTGCGCCGGGCGACCGTGAGGGGCTCTCCCTGCTCCTCGTCCCCACGGACTCCCCCGGTTTCCGGATCGTCCGTGAACTTCCCGTCCTCGGGGCGGCGGGCCAGTACGAGATCGAGCTCGACGACGTCCGCGTACCCGGCGACCACCTGATCGGCGAAGCAGGCCGGGCGCTTGCCGTCGCCGGGGAGCGACTCGCCCTGGGCCGCACCCTGCGCTGCCTGCGCTGGCTCGGCCAGGCCCAGCGCGCCTTCGACCTCATGTGCGCACGGGCCGCCACGCGCAGCGGCTCACGAGGGGCGCTCGCCGACCACCAGCTCGTCCAGCAGCACGTGTTCGACGCCCTGCTCGCCCTGCGCACCACCCGCCCCCTGGTCCACGAGGCGGTGGCGCTCATCGCCGCCGGACAGGACGCCCGTACCGAGGTCGGGCTCGCCAAGGTGGCCGCCGCCCGGATGCTCCAGCAGGTCACCGACTCCGCCATCCAGGTCCACGGCGCCGCCGGGCTCGGCCCCGACACCCCGCTTCCCGCCCTGTTCCGCGGCGGACGCGCGGCCCGCATCCTCGACGGCCCGGACGAGCTCCACATCACGACCGTCGCCCGGCGGATCCTGCGCGACTACGGCCCGCAGGCGGTCACACCCGGCTGA
- a CDS encoding metal ABC transporter solute-binding protein, Zn/Mn family, producing MARTRVRIPSLLALSAAALALVTGCGGNSTGGAENGTTSSPAASGAPKAGRKPVVVVTTTWEGAFARAAGAEDVKVIVPQSVHHAPDYDPKPSDLAAVAKADFVLYAPFEPYAAKIKEAAGSEAKLVEVNLDNDPDKVKAEVDKLSGLFGTADAATTWKTGFDAEYGKLAEDLQAAWPGGKSPNVVTQVFTTWAARLAGATTVGTYGPEAVTPAQLAGLSAKKPALVLDNAHMSTGTVLPDSGARQVKIVNYPGEDLDLLPVYRNAAAELKRAMSAS from the coding sequence ATGGCGCGCACCCGCGTCCGCATCCCTTCCCTCCTCGCACTGAGCGCGGCCGCGCTGGCCCTCGTCACCGGCTGCGGCGGCAACAGCACCGGTGGCGCCGAGAACGGCACCACGTCGTCCCCCGCCGCGTCGGGTGCCCCCAAGGCCGGGAGGAAGCCCGTGGTGGTCGTCACCACGACGTGGGAAGGGGCCTTCGCCAGGGCCGCGGGCGCCGAGGACGTCAAGGTCATCGTGCCGCAGTCCGTCCACCACGCCCCCGACTACGACCCCAAGCCCTCGGACCTCGCGGCCGTGGCCAAGGCCGACTTCGTGCTGTACGCGCCGTTCGAGCCCTACGCCGCGAAGATCAAGGAGGCCGCCGGCTCCGAGGCGAAGCTGGTCGAGGTGAACCTCGACAACGACCCCGACAAGGTCAAGGCCGAGGTCGACAAGCTGAGCGGGCTCTTCGGCACGGCGGACGCCGCGACCACGTGGAAGACCGGCTTCGATGCCGAGTACGGGAAGCTGGCCGAGGACCTCCAGGCCGCCTGGCCCGGCGGCAAGAGCCCGAACGTCGTCACCCAGGTGTTCACCACCTGGGCGGCCAGGCTCGCCGGCGCCACCACGGTGGGCACGTACGGGCCCGAGGCCGTCACCCCGGCGCAGCTCGCCGGGCTCTCCGCGAAGAAGCCGGCGCTGGTCCTCGACAACGCCCACATGTCGACCGGGACGGTGCTGCCCGACTCGGGCGCCAGGCAGGTCAAGATCGTCAACTACCCGGGTGAGGACCTCGACCTGCTGCCGGTCTACCGCAACGCGGCGGCCGAGCTGAAGAGGGCCATGAGCGCCTCCTGA
- a CDS encoding MBL fold metallo-hydrolase, giving the protein MTGSRSPLAQLRTLRPEAFGADPSGARMQRIRNSPNFRDGAFRNPVGTRTRPSGSMLELGKAYFRKDERVRRSPAAPIPVHPTTLADLARPPAGGLRLTWMGHSSVLAEIDGRRVLFDPVWGERCSPFPFAGPRRLHPVPAPPAALGPVDAVVISHDHYDHLDLPTVKQLAGTGTVFAVPLGVGAHLEHWGVPADRVRELDWNETTEIAGLSFTATPARHFCGRGLRNQQHTLWASWVVAGTEHRIFHSGDTGYFDGFRAIGAAHGPFDATMIQIGAYSDHWPENHTDHTPLPGAWPDIHMTPQQGVQAHLDLQGSTPHGVMLPIHWGTFNLSLHAWAEPAEWTVDAAEDAGQPVALPRPGEPFEPAGRLPAEPWWRPISHPIAHPWRRPKPVDLPSSDARAGDLDLAGER; this is encoded by the coding sequence TTGACCGGCTCCCGCTCCCCGCTCGCGCAGCTGCGCACCCTGCGCCCCGAGGCCTTCGGTGCGGACCCCTCCGGGGCACGGATGCAGCGGATCCGGAACTCGCCGAACTTCCGGGACGGCGCCTTCCGGAACCCGGTCGGCACCCGCACCCGGCCCTCCGGCTCCATGCTCGAACTCGGCAAGGCCTACTTCCGCAAGGACGAGCGGGTCCGGCGCAGCCCGGCCGCGCCCATCCCGGTCCACCCGACGACCCTCGCCGACCTGGCCCGCCCGCCGGCCGGCGGGCTGCGCCTGACCTGGATGGGCCACTCCAGCGTCCTCGCCGAGATCGACGGACGCCGCGTCCTCTTCGACCCGGTCTGGGGCGAGCGCTGCTCCCCCTTCCCCTTCGCCGGCCCCCGCCGCCTGCACCCCGTACCGGCGCCGCCGGCCGCACTGGGCCCGGTCGACGCCGTTGTCATCTCCCACGACCACTACGACCACCTCGACCTGCCCACCGTCAAGCAGCTCGCCGGAACCGGCACCGTCTTCGCCGTCCCGCTCGGCGTCGGCGCCCACCTGGAGCACTGGGGCGTCCCCGCCGACCGCGTACGCGAACTCGACTGGAACGAGACCACCGAGATCGCCGGCCTCTCCTTCACGGCCACCCCGGCCCGCCACTTCTGCGGCCGCGGCCTGCGCAACCAGCAGCACACCCTGTGGGCGTCCTGGGTCGTCGCCGGCACCGAACACCGCATCTTCCACAGCGGCGACACCGGCTACTTCGACGGCTTCCGCGCCATCGGCGCGGCCCACGGCCCCTTCGACGCCACGATGATCCAGATCGGCGCCTACTCCGACCACTGGCCCGAGAACCACACGGACCACACCCCGCTGCCCGGTGCGTGGCCGGACATCCACATGACGCCCCAGCAGGGCGTCCAAGCACACCTTGACCTGCAGGGGTCCACCCCGCACGGCGTCATGCTCCCGATCCACTGGGGCACCTTCAACCTCTCCCTCCACGCCTGGGCCGAGCCGGCCGAGTGGACCGTCGATGCTGCAGAGGATGCCGGCCAGCCGGTCGCGCTCCCGCGTCCGGGCGAGCCCTTCGAGCCCGCGGGCAGGCTGCCGGCGGAGCCCTGGTGGCGTCCGATCTCCCATCCGATCGCTCACCCGTGGCGTCGCCCCAAGCCGGTGGATCTTCCTTCGAGTGACGCCCGGGCCGGAGACCTGGACCTCGCCGGCGAGCGATGA
- a CDS encoding sugar ABC transporter permease, whose translation MSSADWAERALAAVMGRVAVTEAEVGARFPLYADPRDGKWTTTGRGSWAGGFWAGLLWLRARHTGHDADRRAAAECTARLEGWADADTATRGLILWYGTALAEGDEAAASLRDRAARACLGDLHPETGIVPWGSAFGGPRLVARVDGVPGTVPLLAETGPDGAAAAAAHLDRHLGLCLGSGGEQRPPAWQFDNGAGTWSPLDDPRPGWSRGRAWLLLAIADALLRPDVAARCSVHLVEAADRLLAQDDVATGRLVPPAEGAEPDGPADTSAAAITAVALMKLARVPGAWTDACSYRGAAILSRLAEAHLSRADDGLPAGMLLDGCYDAGKGLAVRHELVWGDFFLALGLASLDGLVDISRV comes from the coding sequence GTGAGCTCCGCGGACTGGGCGGAACGGGCACTGGCGGCCGTGATGGGACGGGTGGCGGTGACGGAGGCAGAGGTCGGTGCCCGCTTCCCGCTGTACGCCGATCCCCGGGACGGGAAGTGGACGACCACCGGGCGTGGTTCGTGGGCCGGAGGGTTCTGGGCCGGGCTCCTGTGGCTGCGCGCACGCCACACGGGGCACGATGCCGACCGCCGGGCCGCCGCTGAGTGCACGGCCCGGCTGGAAGGCTGGGCGGACGCGGACACCGCGACCCGTGGCCTGATCCTCTGGTACGGGACCGCTCTCGCCGAAGGCGACGAAGCAGCGGCCTCACTGCGGGACCGGGCGGCGCGGGCCTGCCTCGGGGACCTCCACCCCGAGACCGGGATCGTCCCCTGGGGCAGCGCCTTCGGAGGCCCCCGCCTGGTGGCACGGGTCGACGGAGTCCCGGGGACGGTGCCCCTCCTGGCCGAGACCGGGCCGGACGGAGCGGCCGCAGCGGCCGCGCACCTGGACCGGCACCTCGGCCTCTGCCTCGGCTCCGGCGGGGAGCAGCGGCCGCCTGCCTGGCAGTTCGACAACGGGGCGGGGACGTGGAGTCCGCTCGACGACCCGAGGCCCGGATGGAGCCGTGGCCGGGCGTGGCTGCTCCTCGCGATCGCCGACGCCCTGCTGCGGCCGGACGTGGCGGCACGCTGCTCGGTGCATCTCGTGGAGGCGGCCGATCGTCTCCTGGCCCAGGACGACGTGGCGACCGGGCGGCTGGTCCCGCCGGCGGAGGGCGCCGAGCCGGACGGCCCTGCGGACACCTCTGCCGCGGCGATCACCGCGGTCGCCCTCATGAAGCTCGCCAGGGTCCCCGGCGCATGGACGGACGCGTGCTCGTACCGGGGCGCCGCCATCCTGAGCCGGCTCGCGGAAGCCCATCTCTCCCGTGCGGACGACGGGCTTCCGGCCGGCATGCTGCTGGACGGCTGCTACGACGCGGGCAAGGGCCTCGCCGTACGCCACGAGCTGGTCTGGGGCGACTTCTTCCTGGCCCTGGGCCTTGCCTCGCTGGACGGGCTCGTCGACATCAGCCGGGTGTGA
- a CDS encoding MFS transporter, whose translation MAFSMLQLFLMGALGPRLVAELGVSPAVLGLTTTTGFGTAALLSPVGGRIVDRIGPRRSLVLLLLVATAALALIGAARDLAVLLGAVALGGIPQALANPATNKAVLAAVPPARRGAVTGLKQSGVQLGAFVAGLPLAALAAGLGWRTAVWTASGAALLAAVWALRSLPADAPPSASPAPASWLPRGMVAWLAAFSFFLGAGIASVNTYLSLYGVQRLGMDPTAAGALVAVLGVTGIAGRVGWSKAAVPGRAERLPGRLAWGALGAAVLLAAAQLAGPLVWLGAVAVGVFAVSGNAVSMVLVMQRAKPGRAGQDSALVAAGFFAGFATGPLLFGLFAERGRYGAGWLLVAAEFAVAGAVAFFWARHDRRGQERGGA comes from the coding sequence ATGGCGTTCTCGATGCTGCAGCTGTTCCTGATGGGGGCGCTGGGCCCGCGTCTCGTTGCGGAGCTGGGCGTGTCGCCCGCCGTTCTCGGGCTGACGACGACGACCGGGTTCGGAACGGCTGCCCTGCTGTCTCCGGTGGGCGGCCGGATCGTGGACCGCATCGGCCCAAGGCGCTCACTGGTTCTCCTCCTGCTGGTCGCGACCGCCGCCCTGGCCCTGATCGGAGCCGCCCGGGATCTTGCCGTCCTCCTGGGCGCGGTGGCGCTCGGCGGAATACCGCAGGCGTTGGCCAACCCCGCCACCAACAAGGCTGTCCTGGCTGCCGTTCCGCCCGCCCGGCGGGGCGCCGTGACGGGTCTGAAGCAGTCGGGTGTGCAGCTGGGGGCGTTCGTGGCGGGCCTGCCGCTCGCGGCGCTCGCCGCCGGACTGGGCTGGCGCACTGCGGTCTGGACGGCCTCCGGCGCCGCGCTGCTGGCGGCCGTGTGGGCGCTGCGGTCACTGCCGGCCGATGCGCCGCCGTCCGCGTCCCCGGCCCCGGCATCGTGGCTTCCCCGCGGCATGGTGGCGTGGCTGGCCGCCTTCTCGTTCTTCCTCGGCGCCGGAATCGCCTCGGTCAACACGTACCTGTCGCTCTACGGCGTGCAGCGGCTGGGCATGGACCCGACCGCGGCCGGCGCCTTGGTGGCGGTCCTCGGCGTGACGGGGATCGCCGGCCGGGTGGGATGGTCGAAGGCAGCCGTCCCCGGGCGTGCGGAACGGCTGCCGGGCCGGCTGGCATGGGGCGCGCTGGGAGCTGCCGTCCTGCTGGCGGCGGCCCAGCTGGCGGGCCCGCTGGTGTGGCTCGGTGCCGTCGCGGTGGGCGTCTTCGCCGTCTCCGGCAACGCCGTGTCCATGGTGTTGGTCATGCAGCGTGCCAAGCCCGGGCGGGCCGGGCAGGACTCGGCCCTGGTGGCCGCGGGGTTCTTCGCCGGGTTCGCGACCGGTCCGTTGCTCTTCGGCCTGTTCGCGGAGCGCGGCCGGTACGGGGCGGGCTGGCTCCTGGTCGCCGCGGAGTTCGCCGTGGCGGGAGCCGTCGCGTTCTTCTGGGCCCGTCATGACCGCCGGGGCCAGGAGAGGGGCGGCGCGTGA
- a CDS encoding SGNH/GDSL hydrolase family protein, with protein sequence MTETTATARRTIGSYTAIGDSFTEGVGDPGPDGRFLGWADRLAVLLADQRPEGDFRYANLAVRGRLLDQIVAEQVPRAKELAPDMVSFCAGGNDIIRPGSDPDAVAERFEAAVADLTGAVGLVMITTGFDTRGVPVLKHLRGKVATYSAHVRAIADKYGCPVLDLWSLKSVQDRRAWDFDRLHLSPEGHTRVALRAAQVLGLDVPTDPDQPWPPQQPLSSVDATRDNIQWAREHLVPWIGRRLRGESSGDNVEAKRPELLPL encoded by the coding sequence ATGACAGAGACGACAGCGACCGCACGCAGGACCATCGGCTCGTACACGGCGATCGGGGACAGCTTCACCGAAGGGGTCGGCGACCCCGGGCCCGACGGGAGGTTCCTCGGCTGGGCGGACCGCCTGGCCGTCCTCCTGGCCGACCAGCGGCCCGAAGGCGACTTCCGCTACGCGAACCTGGCCGTACGGGGCCGCCTGCTCGACCAGATCGTGGCCGAACAGGTCCCGCGCGCCAAGGAACTCGCCCCCGACATGGTCAGCTTCTGCGCCGGCGGGAACGACATCATCCGCCCCGGCAGCGACCCCGACGCCGTCGCCGAGCGCTTCGAGGCGGCCGTCGCCGACCTCACCGGCGCCGTCGGCCTCGTCATGATCACCACCGGCTTCGACACGCGCGGGGTGCCCGTCCTCAAGCACCTGCGCGGCAAGGTCGCCACGTACAGCGCGCACGTGCGCGCCATCGCGGACAAGTACGGCTGCCCCGTCCTCGACCTGTGGTCCCTGAAGTCCGTCCAGGACCGCCGCGCCTGGGACTTCGACCGGCTGCACCTCTCGCCCGAGGGCCACACCCGCGTCGCCCTGCGCGCCGCCCAGGTCCTCGGCCTCGACGTGCCGACCGACCCCGACCAGCCGTGGCCGCCGCAGCAGCCCCTCAGCTCCGTCGACGCCACCCGCGACAACATCCAGTGGGCCCGCGAGCACCTCGTCCCCTGGATCGGCCGCCGCCTGCGCGGCGAGTCCTCGGGGGACAACGTGGAGGCGAAGCGGCCGGAGCTGCTGCCGCTGTAG